A single region of the Massilia sp. erpn genome encodes:
- a CDS encoding VOC family protein, which yields MIRIREIDHIVLRVVDLDRMVRFYTEVLGCAFERQQEEIGLYQLRAGSSLIDLIPIDKKLGLAGGAAPGKEGRNVDHFCFRVEPFDEAAILAHLAAHDIPHGPAESRYGAEGEGPSIYLQDPEGNGVELKGPPAA from the coding sequence ATGATACGCATCCGCGAGATCGACCATATCGTGCTGCGCGTGGTCGATCTGGACCGCATGGTCCGATTCTACACCGAGGTGCTGGGTTGCGCGTTCGAGCGCCAGCAGGAAGAGATCGGCCTCTATCAGTTGCGCGCCGGCAGCAGCCTGATCGACCTGATCCCCATCGACAAGAAGCTCGGCCTGGCCGGCGGCGCCGCGCCCGGCAAGGAAGGGCGCAACGTCGACCACTTCTGCTTCCGTGTCGAACCCTTCGACGAAGCCGCCATCCTCGCCCACCTGGCGGCGCACGACATCCCCCACGGCCCCGCCGAATCGCGCTACGGCGCCGAAGGCGAAGGCCCATCCATCTACCTGCAAGACCCCGAAGGCAACGGCGTCGAACTCAAAGGCCCACCCGCCGCCTGA
- a CDS encoding FHA domain-containing protein: MTGPYFVELLARNGDVLHRHRVDSLPIHIGRGYDNDFILDDAHTAARHAIVEAAPEGGLLLRDLGSQNGVIHQGRRHSEVALDGNTVVRLGHTRLRIRSAIYPVAPEMTDTTMHAWEGGAPALAGLALIALFTGVEEALSDVESFQAIRYLLLIASSLGAGLVWSGVWALANRLFGGHARMGRHLFILGGGLIAAGAWRAVSSVLAYAWSAEFFTRYGNHMTLAIVCGMVYFHLTTIKPQHPRRMAAFCGSLLALGSGLLLMSNLQSTGRLSDELYMSVQLPPQVRQSKDHSVDDFLNSAAKLKPNADAARRHTVKSDDNDDD; this comes from the coding sequence ATGACGGGGCCGTATTTCGTCGAACTGCTGGCGCGCAATGGCGACGTGCTGCACCGCCACCGCGTGGACAGCCTGCCGATCCACATCGGCCGCGGCTACGACAACGACTTCATCCTGGACGACGCCCACACCGCCGCGCGCCATGCCATCGTGGAAGCGGCGCCCGAGGGCGGCCTGCTGCTGCGCGATCTGGGCAGCCAGAACGGCGTGATCCACCAGGGCCGGCGCCATAGCGAAGTGGCGCTGGACGGCAATACCGTGGTGCGCCTGGGCCACACGCGCCTGCGCATCCGCAGCGCCATCTACCCGGTCGCGCCCGAGATGACCGACACCACCATGCACGCCTGGGAAGGCGGCGCGCCGGCCCTGGCCGGCCTGGCCCTGATCGCCCTGTTCACGGGCGTGGAAGAAGCCTTGTCGGACGTGGAATCATTCCAGGCCATCCGCTACCTGCTGCTGATCGCCTCCAGCCTGGGTGCGGGCCTGGTGTGGAGCGGCGTCTGGGCCTTGGCCAACCGCCTGTTTGGCGGCCATGCGCGCATGGGGCGGCACCTGTTCATCCTGGGCGGCGGCCTGATTGCTGCGGGCGCCTGGCGCGCCGTCAGCAGCGTGCTGGCCTATGCCTGGTCGGCCGAATTCTTCACGCGCTACGGCAACCACATGACCTTGGCGATTGTGTGCGGCATGGTCTACTTCCACCTCACCACGATCAAGCCCCAGCATCCGCGGCGCATGGCCGCCTTCTGCGGCAGCCTGCTCGCGCTCGGCTCCGGCCTGCTCCTGATGAGCAATCTGCAAAGCACCGGCCGCCTCAGCGACGAATTGTATATGTCCGTCCAGCTGCCGCCGCAAGTGCGCCAGAGCAAAGACCACAGCGTCGACGACTTCCTGAACAGCGCCGCCAAGCTCAAGCCCAACGCCGACGCCGCCCGCCGCCACACCGTCAAATCCGACGACAACGACGACGACTAA
- a CDS encoding serine protease, with product MKFTNLAVTLMLTWGCASALAAPPAAPTAPDAPSAPATPALQDGALPPPSSTAQKLYSAAKKDLLQVRSLLKSGRTQSSVGSGFLVGTSNLVLTNYHVVSQFALDPETYTGEWVDTSGQRGNIELLAVDVLHDLAVVRVNRYGTGFFNVPEQPVRLTQGQYLYSLGNPLDLGFAISEGAFNGVITRSFYEQLMFTGPINSGMSGGPSVTVNGEVAGVNVSKRLDGELVSFLVPARYAQELLKKVQAQGKPPKDFTTVVAAQLLAHQKAMVDQLLATPLALKAMGPYQVPVRETEQMRCWGRSNQKADKPFTVDITNCAMESAIFVSGSLQTGQIGIRHQFMRSTEMGSLRFAQLSSASFKNEAFGGYKDSRLTGPNCTEQFVKNQSLPMRAVLCVRAYRKFEGLYDFSLLTSSTDEGLMNLQSRMDARGVSYENGMRTSRAFLEALARGGAK from the coding sequence ATGAAATTTACTAATCTTGCCGTAACGCTGATGCTGACTTGGGGCTGCGCCAGCGCGCTGGCGGCCCCACCCGCCGCCCCCACTGCGCCTGACGCCCCCAGCGCGCCGGCCACGCCGGCGCTCCAGGACGGCGCCCTGCCGCCGCCGTCGAGCACGGCGCAAAAACTCTACTCCGCCGCCAAAAAGGACTTGCTGCAAGTGCGCTCGCTGCTGAAAAGCGGCCGTACCCAGTCCTCGGTCGGTTCCGGCTTCCTGGTCGGCACCAGCAATCTGGTGCTCACCAATTACCACGTCGTCTCGCAATTCGCGCTCGACCCGGAAACCTATACCGGCGAGTGGGTCGATACCTCGGGCCAGCGCGGCAATATCGAGCTGCTGGCGGTCGATGTGCTGCACGACCTGGCCGTGGTGCGCGTCAACCGCTACGGCACCGGCTTCTTCAATGTGCCCGAGCAGCCGGTGCGGCTGACCCAGGGCCAGTACCTGTATTCGCTGGGCAATCCGCTCGACCTCGGCTTCGCCATTTCGGAAGGCGCCTTCAACGGCGTCATCACGCGCAGCTTTTACGAGCAGCTGATGTTTACCGGTCCGATCAACTCCGGCATGAGCGGCGGCCCCAGCGTCACCGTGAATGGCGAGGTGGCCGGCGTCAACGTGTCCAAGCGCCTCGATGGCGAACTGGTCAGCTTCCTGGTGCCGGCCCGCTATGCCCAGGAGCTGCTGAAGAAAGTCCAGGCCCAGGGCAAGCCGCCCAAGGATTTCACCACCGTCGTCGCCGCCCAATTGCTGGCGCACCAGAAAGCCATGGTCGACCAGCTGCTGGCCACGCCGCTGGCGCTGAAAGCCATGGGGCCGTACCAGGTGCCGGTGCGCGAAACCGAGCAGATGCGCTGCTGGGGCCGCTCGAACCAGAAGGCCGACAAGCCCTTCACCGTCGACATCACCAACTGCGCGATGGAATCGGCCATCTTCGTGTCCGGCTCGCTGCAGACGGGACAGATCGGCATCCGCCACCAGTTCATGCGCAGCACCGAGATGGGCAGCCTGCGCTTCGCCCAGCTCTCCAGCGCCTCGTTCAAGAACGAAGCGTTCGGCGGCTACAAGGACAGCCGCCTGACCGGCCCCAACTGCACTGAACAATTCGTCAAGAACCAGAGCCTGCCGATGCGCGCCGTGCTGTGCGTGCGCGCCTACCGCAAGTTCGAAGGGCTGTACGACTTTTCCCTGCTCACCTCCAGCACCGACGAAGGCTTGATGAACCTGCAAAGCCGGATGGATGCGCGCGGCGTGTCCTATGAAAACGGCATGCGCACCTCGCGCGCCTTCCTCGAAGCGCTGGCGCGCGGGGGCGCCAAATGA
- the ribA gene encoding GTP cyclohydrolase II yields the protein MQSAAAQAPKEELDYVTSCALPTPWAQFTLHAFVEHATGKEHLAMVLGDIGDGAPVLARVHSECLTGDVLYSQRCDCGAQLEGALKRVAEEGRGIVLYLRQEGRGIGLVNKIRAYRLQEAGADTVQANEQLGFKADQRNYALVEPMLKQFGVRSLRLMTNNPRKIAAMENLGFTVAERVPLLVNRNAFNQHYLDTKASKLGHMMAPLTPPAAEDGQL from the coding sequence ATGCAGTCCGCCGCCGCCCAAGCACCCAAAGAAGAACTGGATTACGTCACGTCCTGCGCCCTGCCTACGCCCTGGGCCCAGTTCACGCTGCACGCCTTCGTCGAGCACGCCACCGGCAAGGAACACCTGGCCATGGTGCTGGGCGATATCGGCGATGGCGCACCGGTGCTGGCGCGCGTGCACTCCGAATGCCTGACCGGCGACGTGCTCTACTCGCAGCGCTGCGACTGCGGTGCCCAGCTGGAAGGCGCACTCAAGCGCGTGGCCGAGGAAGGGCGCGGCATCGTGCTGTATCTGCGCCAGGAAGGCCGCGGCATCGGTCTGGTCAACAAGATCCGCGCCTACCGCCTGCAGGAAGCCGGCGCCGACACGGTGCAGGCCAACGAACAGCTCGGCTTCAAGGCCGACCAGCGCAACTACGCCCTGGTCGAACCCATGCTCAAGCAGTTCGGCGTACGCAGCCTGCGCCTGATGACGAATAATCCGCGCAAGATCGCGGCCATGGAAAATCTGGGCTTCACGGTGGCCGAGCGCGTGCCGCTGCTGGTCAACCGCAACGCCTTCAACCAGCATTATCTGGATACCAAGGCGAGCAAGCTGGGCCACATGATGGCGCCGCTGACCCCGCCCGCTGCCGAGGACGGCCAGCTCTAA
- a CDS encoding pirin family protein → MLQVRKSEDRGHANHGWLDSHHSFSFADYHDPKHMGFGPLRVINEDRVAPGQGFGTHGHRDMEIISYVLDGALEHKDSMGNGSVLHYGDVQRMTAGSGVRHSEFNHSATEGVHFLQIWVMPNASGIAPGYEEKHFTADSKTGVLRLIASADGRDGSVLMHQDASLYASILNGGPALRHSLEAGRLAYVHVIRGSLTVNGERLQGGDAAKLSGESEVVLDNAEAAEILLFDLPR, encoded by the coding sequence ATGCTGCAAGTACGTAAAAGCGAAGACCGCGGCCATGCCAACCACGGCTGGCTGGACTCCCACCACAGCTTCTCGTTCGCCGACTACCATGACCCAAAACATATGGGTTTCGGCCCGCTGCGCGTGATCAACGAAGACCGTGTAGCGCCCGGCCAGGGTTTCGGCACCCACGGCCACCGCGATATGGAAATCATTTCCTATGTCCTGGATGGCGCGCTGGAGCACAAGGACAGCATGGGCAACGGTTCCGTGCTGCACTATGGCGACGTACAGCGCATGACGGCCGGCAGCGGCGTGCGGCATAGCGAGTTCAACCACTCAGCCACCGAAGGCGTGCATTTCCTGCAAATCTGGGTCATGCCGAACGCCAGCGGCATCGCACCGGGCTATGAGGAAAAGCATTTCACGGCCGACAGCAAAACCGGCGTGCTGCGTCTGATCGCCTCCGCCGACGGCCGCGACGGCTCGGTGCTGATGCACCAGGATGCCTCGCTGTACGCCAGCATCCTGAACGGCGGCCCGGCCCTGCGCCACAGCCTGGAAGCCGGTCGCCTGGCCTATGTGCATGTGATCCGCGGCAGCTTGACGGTGAATGGCGAGCGCCTGCAAGGCGGCGATGCGGCCAAACTGAGCGGCGAAAGCGAGGTCGTGCTCGACAATGCCGAGGCGGCCGAGATCCTGCTGTTCGACCTGCCGCGCTGA
- a CDS encoding LysR substrate-binding domain-containing protein, whose product MLRLSLDALQIVDAIDRRGSFSAAGKELHRVPSTISYTVAKLEEDLGVQVFERNGPRVELTPAGRELLKEGRYLLHAAQDLEHRVRRVASGWETELVLGTDSMFAPLALAADILAFYAVASQTRLRLAQETLSGTWEALLERRVDLLVGAPGDGPAGGGYVSQPMGRMEWVFAVAPSHPLAAVEGRLGRAELQRHRAIVTADTARRIAPRTVGLLLGQDTLTLPTLESKYGAQLAGLGFGFLPAPCARAAIAAGLLVEKQVEEPKPAETFYLAWRSGEGGAALDWWRQRMAQPGMFERLCHHLPGVPLPPSLDV is encoded by the coding sequence ATGCTCAGACTCAGCCTCGACGCCCTGCAGATCGTGGACGCCATCGACCGCCGTGGCTCCTTCTCGGCCGCCGGCAAGGAATTGCACCGCGTGCCTTCGACCATTTCCTACACCGTCGCCAAGCTGGAGGAAGACCTGGGCGTGCAGGTCTTTGAGCGCAATGGACCGCGGGTGGAGCTGACGCCGGCCGGGCGCGAGCTGCTCAAAGAAGGGCGCTACCTGCTGCACGCGGCCCAGGATCTGGAACACCGCGTGCGGCGCGTCGCCTCGGGCTGGGAAACCGAGCTGGTCCTCGGTACCGATTCCATGTTCGCGCCGCTGGCGCTGGCGGCCGATATCCTTGCCTTCTACGCCGTGGCGAGCCAGACCCGGCTGCGCCTGGCCCAGGAAACCCTGTCCGGCACCTGGGAAGCGCTGCTGGAACGCCGCGTCGACCTGCTGGTGGGCGCGCCGGGCGACGGTCCGGCCGGCGGCGGCTATGTGTCGCAGCCGATGGGCCGCATGGAGTGGGTCTTCGCCGTCGCGCCCAGCCATCCGCTGGCCGCGGTGGAAGGGCGGCTCGGGCGCGCCGAACTGCAGCGCCACCGCGCCATCGTCACCGCCGACACGGCGCGCCGCATCGCGCCGCGCACCGTGGGCCTGCTGCTGGGCCAGGATACGCTGACCCTGCCCACGCTGGAGAGCAAGTACGGCGCCCAATTGGCCGGCCTGGGCTTCGGTTTCCTGCCCGCGCCCTGCGCGCGCGCCGCCATCGCCGCCGGTTTGTTGGTGGAAAAGCAAGTCGAGGAACCCAAGCCGGCCGAAACCTTCTATCTGGCCTGGCGCAGCGGCGAGGGCGGGGCGGCGCTGGACTGGTGGCGCCAGCGCATGGCCCAGCCCGGCATGTTCGAGCGTTTGTGTCATCATCTGCCGGGTGTGCCTTTGCCGCCCAGCCTTGATGTTTGA
- a CDS encoding EAL and HDOD domain-containing protein has product MIAPTLAPVFLHLLADRKGQPAALLFAGGGLAPGAPASGTVERPDGAAPLALPGVLSGLPAASSCYYPDTLEVPLAEALAAAGWQPVCAAELYRADTMAALDDVPPGAHWVRGDWALDTPPKGAAGQAGASRGLALQLVQLVANDADTHEIEALLRRDPTLSYHLLKLVNSLGMGTGRRVTSFSQAILILGRQQLRRWLNLMLFAARDGDLRTAMLLARVSVRAMAMELLARRAGLDKHQQEQAFMTGMFSLLGALFGMPLAEVMQPLTIGESVKQALLAKAGELGTLLRLLEQAEQGDFAAVAASLQQLQLDAADFNAAVAEANQWMLSVTSGAGQSHA; this is encoded by the coding sequence ATGATAGCTCCGACCCTAGCGCCCGTTTTCCTGCACTTGCTGGCCGACCGCAAAGGCCAGCCTGCCGCCCTCTTGTTTGCCGGTGGCGGCCTCGCGCCCGGCGCCCCGGCGTCCGGCACGGTGGAGCGGCCGGATGGCGCGGCGCCGTTGGCGCTGCCAGGCGTGCTGAGCGGGCTGCCCGCCGCCAGCAGCTGTTACTATCCCGATACGCTGGAAGTGCCACTGGCCGAGGCTTTGGCGGCTGCCGGCTGGCAGCCAGTCTGCGCCGCCGAACTCTACCGTGCCGACACCATGGCCGCGCTGGACGATGTGCCGCCCGGCGCGCACTGGGTGCGCGGCGACTGGGCGCTCGACACGCCGCCCAAGGGGGCCGCAGGCCAGGCTGGCGCTTCGCGTGGACTGGCCCTGCAACTGGTGCAGCTGGTGGCGAACGATGCCGATACCCATGAAATCGAAGCCCTGCTGCGGCGCGACCCGACCCTGTCCTACCATCTGCTGAAACTGGTCAACTCCCTGGGCATGGGCACGGGTCGCCGCGTCACCAGCTTCTCGCAGGCTATCCTGATCCTGGGCCGCCAGCAATTGCGCCGCTGGCTCAACCTGATGCTGTTCGCAGCCCGCGACGGCGACCTGCGCACCGCCATGCTGCTGGCGCGCGTTTCGGTACGCGCCATGGCCATGGAGCTGCTGGCGCGGCGCGCCGGCCTGGACAAGCACCAGCAGGAGCAAGCCTTCATGACGGGCATGTTCTCGCTGCTGGGCGCCTTGTTCGGCATGCCGCTGGCCGAGGTCATGCAGCCGCTCACCATCGGCGAATCCGTCAAGCAGGCGCTGCTGGCCAAGGCGGGCGAACTGGGTACGCTGCTGCGCCTGCTGGAGCAGGCCGAGCAGGGCGACTTCGCCGCTGTCGCCGCCAGCCTGCAACAGTTGCAGCTGGATGCGGCCGACTTCAACGCCGCCGTGGCCGAAGCCAATCAATGGATGCTGAGCGTCACCAGCGGCGCGGGCCAGTCCCATGCTTGA
- a CDS encoding bifunctional diguanylate cyclase/phosphodiesterase, which produces MLDTAIARCQALSRAARDLQGEAQLRTLAELEAALEELRGWQIAAVPAAGLTAMLELDLAGYVREWNEGAERMFGYAAREALGQHILFLYDGSEEGGDIAELLLEAGNAVTAVRRRKKNGEVIWVHMAISLMHDAQREPVGMRVQLDEVNKALSHAEKLNLHARIIEDSDQGVLITDANERIVSINGAFTRITGYSPAEAIGKTPDLLRSGMHDAEFRAKVQAAMRGAGPWRGEIVGKRKNGELFPQSVTISAVRDAEGRISHTFSLFTDISVHKDAVARMQRMANYDALTGLPNQGLLQQLVAQALAEARRSHEHGALLVVDISRIGAISDTLGLEIGNRLLVEIGRLLRLCLREGDILARLDGHRFGIALPHIEKREHAAIVAQKLIASLAAPVQINGQHLQSGAHVGIAIYPEDGEDADTLLRGADVAMTRAALQPESGFLFYSEEMNQRAKEHLRIESELRQALANNELMLYYQPKVSLRSGRIVGAEALLRWKHPVRGLVSPGVFIPVAEETGLILELGNWVMEEACRQIRVWQDANLLMPPIAVNLSARQFDRGLPARMADVMARHGVQPEQLMLEITESLLVKGADKVIAIMNELVAMGLALALDDFGTGYSSLAYLKKFPISTLKIDRAFVIGLPYEENDCAIARAIVTMAQQLRQEIVAEGVETPEQMSFLRELGCDQLQGYLFSQPVPGTDFERMLREGKRLAFGTR; this is translated from the coding sequence ATGCTTGATACCGCCATTGCGCGCTGCCAAGCCCTGAGCCGCGCCGCGCGCGATCTGCAGGGCGAGGCGCAGCTGCGCACCCTGGCCGAACTGGAGGCCGCGCTGGAAGAATTGCGCGGCTGGCAGATTGCCGCCGTGCCGGCGGCCGGCCTGACGGCCATGCTGGAACTCGACCTGGCCGGCTATGTGCGCGAATGGAACGAGGGCGCCGAGCGCATGTTCGGCTACGCCGCGCGCGAAGCGCTGGGCCAGCACATCCTCTTCCTGTACGACGGCAGCGAGGAGGGCGGCGATATCGCCGAACTGCTGCTGGAGGCCGGCAACGCCGTCACCGCCGTGCGCCGCCGCAAGAAAAATGGGGAAGTGATCTGGGTCCATATGGCCATCTCCCTGATGCATGACGCGCAGCGCGAGCCGGTCGGCATGCGCGTCCAGCTGGATGAGGTGAACAAGGCGCTGAGCCATGCCGAGAAACTCAATCTGCACGCGCGCATCATCGAAGACAGCGACCAGGGCGTGCTGATCACCGACGCCAACGAGCGCATCGTTTCCATCAACGGCGCCTTCACCCGCATCACCGGCTACAGCCCGGCCGAAGCGATCGGCAAGACGCCCGACCTGCTGCGTTCGGGCATGCACGATGCCGAATTCCGCGCCAAGGTGCAGGCCGCCATGCGCGGCGCCGGTCCCTGGCGCGGCGAGATCGTCGGCAAGCGCAAGAACGGCGAGCTGTTCCCGCAATCGGTCACGATCAGCGCCGTGCGCGACGCCGAAGGCCGCATCAGCCATACCTTCTCGCTGTTTACCGATATCAGCGTGCACAAGGACGCCGTGGCACGCATGCAGCGCATGGCCAATTACGACGCGCTGACCGGCCTGCCCAACCAGGGCCTGCTGCAGCAACTGGTGGCGCAAGCCCTGGCCGAGGCGCGCCGCAGCCATGAGCATGGTGCCTTGCTGGTGGTCGACATCAGCCGCATCGGCGCCATCAGCGACACCCTGGGCCTGGAAATCGGCAACCGCCTGCTGGTCGAGATTGGCCGCCTGCTGCGCCTGTGCCTGCGCGAAGGCGATATCCTGGCGCGCCTTGACGGCCACCGTTTCGGCATCGCCCTGCCGCACATCGAAAAGCGCGAGCACGCCGCCATCGTCGCGCAAAAGCTGATCGCCTCGCTGGCCGCGCCGGTGCAGATCAACGGCCAGCACTTGCAGAGCGGCGCCCATGTCGGCATCGCCATCTATCCCGAGGATGGCGAAGATGCCGACACCCTGCTGCGCGGCGCCGACGTCGCCATGACGCGCGCCGCCCTGCAGCCGGAGTCGGGCTTCCTGTTCTACAGCGAAGAGATGAACCAGCGCGCCAAGGAACATCTGCGCATTGAAAGCGAGCTGCGCCAGGCGCTGGCCAACAATGAGCTGATGCTGTACTACCAGCCCAAGGTCAGCCTGCGCAGCGGCCGCATCGTCGGCGCCGAGGCGCTGCTGCGCTGGAAGCATCCGGTGCGCGGCCTGGTCTCGCCGGGCGTCTTCATCCCGGTGGCCGAGGAAACCGGCCTGATCCTGGAGCTGGGCAACTGGGTGATGGAAGAAGCCTGCCGCCAGATCCGCGTCTGGCAGGATGCCAATCTGCTGATGCCGCCGATCGCCGTCAACCTGTCGGCGCGCCAGTTCGACCGCGGCCTGCCGGCGCGCATGGCCGACGTCATGGCGCGCCACGGCGTGCAGCCCGAGCAGCTGATGCTGGAAATCACGGAAAGCCTGCTGGTGAAAGGCGCCGACAAGGTGATCGCCATCATGAACGAGCTGGTGGCCATGGGCCTGGCGCTGGCGCTGGATGATTTCGGCACCGGCTATTCCAGCCTGGCCTATCTGAAAAAATTCCCCATCAGCACGCTCAAGATCGATCGCGCCTTCGTCATCGGCCTGCCGTATGAAGAGAACGATTGCGCCATCGCGCGCGCCATCGTCACCATGGCCCAGCAGCTGCGCCAGGAAATCGTGGCCGAAGGCGTGGAAACGCCCGAGCAGATGAGCTTCCTGCGCGAACTCGGCTGCGACCAGCTGCAAGGCTATCTCTTCAGCCAGCCCGTGCCGGGCACCGACTTCGAACGCATGCTACGCGAAGGCAAGCGCCTGGCCTTCGGCACGCGCTAA
- a CDS encoding KGG domain-containing protein, with amino-acid sequence MASSNQGSNQGGNQSSKQGGRSDNQQSDDNRGGNQGGDTSNRGFASMDPERQREIAAEGGRAAHASGNAHEFTSEEARRAGSMSHKNDPNRQSATDDEDGDDKQGGSGNRGGSRQSGSDDNDRSSGSGSRSGGSGSTGGARGGTPEQHAEAGRQSHKNDDKR; translated from the coding sequence ATGGCATCGTCGAACCAGGGCAGCAACCAGGGCGGCAACCAAAGCAGCAAGCAAGGCGGCCGCAGCGATAACCAGCAGTCGGACGATAACCGCGGCGGCAATCAAGGCGGCGATACCAGCAACCGTGGTTTCGCCTCGATGGACCCCGAACGCCAGCGCGAAATCGCGGCCGAGGGTGGACGCGCCGCGCATGCCTCCGGCAACGCGCACGAGTTCACCTCGGAAGAAGCACGCCGCGCCGGCAGCATGAGCCACAAGAACGATCCCAACCGCCAAAGCGCCACCGATGACGAGGACGGGGATGACAAGCAGGGCGGCAGCGGCAATCGCGGCGGCAGCCGGCAAAGCGGCTCCGATGACAACGACCGCAGTAGCGGCTCCGGCTCGCGCAGCGGCGGCAGCGGTAGCACTGGCGGCGCGCGCGGCGGCACGCCCGAGCAACATGCCGAAGCCGGCCGCCAAAGCCACAAAAACGACGACAAGCGCTAA
- a CDS encoding DUF1810 domain-containing protein, whose product MGDIFDLQRFVSAQHAVYQSVLDELRAGRKRSHWMWFIFPQIAGLGHSAMAQRYALASLDEARAYLDHALLGTRLRECCALLLQAEHSAHAIFGATDEMKLRSSLTLFAAAAPAESLFAACLRQFFDGRPDAATLQRLS is encoded by the coding sequence ATGGGCGATATCTTCGATCTGCAACGCTTCGTTAGTGCCCAGCACGCGGTGTACCAATCCGTGCTGGACGAACTGCGCGCCGGCCGCAAACGCAGCCATTGGATGTGGTTCATCTTTCCCCAGATCGCCGGTCTGGGTCATAGCGCCATGGCGCAGCGCTATGCGCTCGCCAGCCTGGACGAGGCGCGTGCCTACCTCGATCACGCGCTGCTGGGCACCCGCCTGCGCGAATGCTGCGCCCTGCTGCTGCAGGCCGAGCACAGCGCCCACGCCATTTTCGGCGCGACCGACGAAATGAAGCTGCGTTCTTCACTCACGCTGTTCGCCGCCGCCGCGCCGGCCGAATCCTTGTTTGCCGCCTGTTTGCGTCAGTTCTTCGACGGCCGGCCCGATGCGGCCACCTTGCAGCGCTTGTCATAA
- a CDS encoding glutaredoxin domain-containing protein, whose protein sequence is MSRTILDQARIHPAIRDRIGRNHADLVGAVQAAVAAHPLVVVGMAMNPFPRKARRILGQLGTPYTYLEYGSYLSQWRRRNALKMWTGWPTFPMIFVHGVLIGGTSELEQLIAKGEFPAMLNAPRLAE, encoded by the coding sequence ATGAGCCGCACGATTCTCGACCAAGCCCGCATCCATCCCGCCATCCGTGACCGCATCGGGCGCAACCACGCGGACCTGGTGGGTGCGGTGCAGGCGGCCGTGGCGGCCCATCCGCTGGTGGTGGTGGGCATGGCGATGAATCCTTTTCCGCGCAAGGCGCGCCGCATCCTCGGCCAGCTCGGCACGCCCTACACCTATCTGGAATACGGCAGTTATCTGAGCCAGTGGCGCCGGCGCAATGCACTGAAGATGTGGACCGGCTGGCCGACCTTTCCGATGATCTTCGTGCACGGCGTGCTGATCGGCGGCACCAGCGAACTGGAGCAACTGATCGCCAAGGGCGAATTCCCGGCCATGTTGAATGCGCCGCGTCTGGCCGAGTAG
- a CDS encoding ABC transporter substrate-binding protein has product MAALLGTLLLAASARAEERREMVFIAATNHTMPLASFADGKLSGGLLKELGEAIARRTGRQARFVSVPPRRVASTLAEGGADAVCYVLPEWLDGNFNWSAPLIPDAGVVVARADAPLVKQLSQLEGRPVGTVAGYHYAALSRTLGARFRRDDAPSMEHNIRKLLLGRMQYAVLEKTTFAYLQRKQPGLGLRADLEFDPFKAQCAFSLRSQIDIAEADRAIASLLRDGDIERVLAHYR; this is encoded by the coding sequence GTGGCGGCGCTGCTGGGGACGCTATTGCTGGCAGCCTCGGCGCGGGCGGAGGAGCGCCGGGAGATGGTGTTTATCGCGGCGACCAACCATACGATGCCGCTGGCCAGCTTTGCCGACGGCAAACTGAGCGGCGGCCTGCTCAAGGAGCTGGGCGAGGCGATCGCGCGGCGCACCGGGCGCCAGGCGCGCTTTGTCAGCGTGCCGCCGCGGCGCGTCGCCAGCACCTTGGCCGAGGGCGGCGCCGATGCGGTCTGCTATGTGCTGCCGGAGTGGCTGGATGGTAATTTCAACTGGAGCGCACCGCTGATCCCCGATGCCGGCGTGGTGGTGGCGCGCGCCGATGCACCGCTCGTCAAGCAGCTGTCGCAGCTGGAGGGACGGCCGGTGGGCACGGTGGCGGGCTACCATTATGCGGCCCTGAGCCGTACGCTGGGCGCGCGCTTCCGGCGCGACGACGCGCCGTCGATGGAACACAATATCCGCAAGCTGTTGCTGGGCCGCATGCAGTATGCGGTCCTGGAAAAAACCACCTTCGCCTACCTGCAGCGCAAGCAGCCGGGACTGGGCCTGCGCGCCGATCTCGAATTCGATCCCTTCAAGGCGCAGTGTGCCTTTTCCCTGCGTTCGCAGATCGACATCGCCGAGGCCGACCGCGCCATCGCCAGCCTGCTGCGCGATGGCGATATCGAGCGTGTGCTGGCGCACTACCGCTGA